Proteins co-encoded in one Capsicum annuum cultivar UCD-10X-F1 chromosome 9, UCD10Xv1.1, whole genome shotgun sequence genomic window:
- the LOC107841487 gene encoding uncharacterized protein LOC107841487, with translation MSKVAKVDQRVKEYLEKARYEKWARCHSPVNRGRMMTSNKAECINGCLVEARKLPILGFLEEVRILFAAWNCKNNEIASYTNTTLSIRFEEMLTHNGVKPLGNYLYCVYDSIQRYIVDIERDTCTCGRYQIDELPCPHGIAVLKIINMDVKDYDRYCSELYRPQTIVKTYELPIVPMPDKKDWNVPGFVDDEEVLLPKYRRPPGRPKKGRHLNQVNHCLQIRTAAVNTDEPVTTVGLAVSFRRKHDEDNMFFYLLMV, from the exons atgtcAAAGGTTGCTAAGGTTGATCAAAGAGTTAAGGAATATCTGGAGAAAGCTAGGTATGAAAAATGGGCTCGGTGTCACTCTCCTGTGAATAGAGGTAGAATGATGACTTCAAATAAAGCCGAATGTATTAATGGTTGTTTGGTTGAGGCTAGAAAACTTCCAATTCTAGGTTTCCTAGAAGAAGTTAGAATCTTATTTGCTGCATGGAATTGTAAGAATAATGAAATTGCATCTTACACCAATACAACTCTTAGCATAAGATTTGAAGAAATGCTTACTCATAATGGT GTTAAGCCACTAGGGAAttatctttattgtgtttatgattCGATACAGAGGTACATTGTAGATATTGAGCGTGACACGTGCACTTGTGGTCGGTATCAAATTGATGAATTACCTTGTCCACATGGAATTGCcgtattaaaaattataaatatggatGTAAAGGATTATGATCGTTATTGCTCTGAATTATACAGGCCACAAACCATAGTGAAGACATATGAACTCCCGATAGTTCCAATGCCAGACAAGAAGGATTGGAATGTTCCAGGttttgttgatgatgaagaagTTTTGCTGCCCAAATATCGAAGACCTCCTGGTAGGCCAAAAAAAGGAAGGCATTTGAATCAAGTGAATCACTGTCTTCAAATTCGAACCGCTGCGGTAAATACGGACGAGCCGGTCACAACCGTCGGACTTGCGGTTTCTTTCCGAAGGAAACATGATGAAGATAATATGTTTTTCTACTTGCTGATGGTTTGA